A genomic stretch from Deltaproteobacteria bacterium includes:
- a CDS encoding iron-sulfur cluster assembly scaffold protein — MEENELERAVQAIRNELEEGVRYRYSDAVLKNWLDPQRMGQMERPEGHGKMVGSCGDEMEFFLRVRDEKIIDVRFATSGCMTSIASGNVGADLTFGKTINEALMLEASEILDNLQGLPPEDEHCAELAVNTIKEAIRDYFLNKREPWRRDY, encoded by the coding sequence ATGGAAGAAAATGAATTAGAAAGGGCCGTACAGGCCATCCGTAATGAACTGGAAGAAGGGGTTCGGTATCGTTATTCAGACGCGGTCTTAAAAAATTGGCTTGACCCACAGCGGATGGGACAGATGGAAAGACCGGAAGGGCACGGCAAAATGGTCGGAAGCTGCGGAGACGAGATGGAGTTTTTTCTTCGGGTGCGGGACGAAAAAATCATCGATGTACGTTTTGCAACCAGCGGTTGCATGACCTCCATTGCATCCGGGAATGTGGGGGCGGATCTCACCTTCGGCAAGACCATCAACGAGGCGCTTATGCTAGAGGCCTCGGAGATTCTGGACAACCTGCAGGGATTGCCGCCGGAGGATGAACATTGTGCCGAACTTGCCGTCAATACAATAAAAGAGGCCATTCGGGACTACTTTTTAAACAAACGGGAGCCGTGGCGGAGGGATTACTAA
- a CDS encoding DUF4213 domain-containing protein has protein sequence MTIAERVKRYVGEHCAEIPVADVRMGLGYTGVLLEDGRCGVAFTFKNELAHGCSVFTGKRPLKGKSSHEILEYFGAPSLLESALGLSVVNALVND, from the coding sequence ATGACCATTGCCGAGCGGGTGAAGCGATATGTTGGGGAGCACTGTGCGGAAATACCCGTTGCCGATGTCCGCATGGGGCTGGGTTATACAGGTGTGCTGCTTGAGGATGGACGCTGCGGGGTGGCTTTCACTTTCAAGAACGAACTTGCTCATGGCTGTTCCGTCTTTACGGGCAAACGGCCCCTTAAGGGAAAATCGAGCCATGAGATCCTGGAGTACTTTGGTGCACCGTCTCTGCTTGAATCCGCTCTGGGTCTGAGTGTGGTCAATGCACTGGTCAATGAC